The Cetobacterium sp. ZOR0034 region TCAGAATCTGTATCCTTGCTAATTTATTATTTAATATTTGTTTTGTTTTTAGCAATAATAGCAAATTCAATATTTGGATTTTTTAATACTTTTTTATCTGAGTTGAAAATAATAAAAGACAATAATATATCTCCGGAAATAATAATTTTAACAATTGGATTTATTATTTGTATTTCTGTATATTTTTTAATAAAAAAATGGAAAAGTGAATAAAATTATAGTAAAATATATAAAATAATAATGAGGAAAGAAGTGATAAAAATGAAAGTAGTTTTTGTAAAAGCTTCTGAAATAACTCCGAAAAATCTTCAGAAAATATCTCTTGATTGGACAGAAGATTTTGTAAATAGCAAAATTTGTGAAGATTTGAAAATATTAAATAATGACTATCCTGGCATTTTAGAATGGTATACTTCAAAAGTAAAACCTGAAATAGAAAAAGGTAATAAAAGTAGAGAGATTATACTAGCATTTGCAGATAAAGAATTAGCAGGAATAGCAATATTAAAAAAGGATAATTATGAAAAAAAAATATGTACAATAAGAATAAGAGAGATATATAGAAAAAAAGGAATAGGTCGTAGATTATTTGAAGAAGCGTTTGAATGGTTAGAAACAAGATTACCACTTATAACGATTTCAGAAACTAATCAAAGAGCTTTTTTGAAAATTATTTCTGATTATGAGTTTAAAGAAACGGATGTTATTATTGGAAAGTATGTAAAAAATAAAAAGGAATATATTTATAATGGAAACTAGAGTGTTATTATCAATAAAACCTGAGTATGTTAATAAAATATTTTTAGAAGAAAAGTTATATGAATATAG contains the following coding sequences:
- a CDS encoding GNAT family N-acetyltransferase; amino-acid sequence: MKVVFVKASEITPKNLQKISLDWTEDFVNSKICEDLKILNNDYPGILEWYTSKVKPEIEKGNKSREIILAFADKELAGIAILKKDNYEKKICTIRIREIYRKKGIGRRLFEEAFEWLETRLPLITISETNQRAFLKIISDYEFKETDVIIGKYVKNKKEYIYNGN